The proteins below come from a single Tissierella sp. MB52-C2 genomic window:
- a CDS encoding coenzyme F420-0:L-glutamate ligase: MERVVGTVIRGLRTPIIEEGDNIVNIAVDSVIKASKIENFTIQDKDIIAITESLVARAQGNYADIDDIAKDIKGKFSGETIGVVFPILSRNRFATILRGIAKDVKKIVLMLSYPSDEVGNHLVDIDTLDSKGINPWTDTLSEDEFRECFGYTFHPFTNVDYIEYYKSIIAEYGTNCEIIFSNNPKTILDYTKNVIVCDIHTRFRTKRLLKENGGENIYGLDDILTSSINGSGYNEKYGLLGSNKSTENKIKLFPRDCQPVVDNIQELIKEKTGKTVEVMVYGDGAFKDPVGKIWELADPVVSPAYTPGLEGTPSEVKLKYLADDKFADLQGDELKSAISKYIENKESSLAENATSLGTTPRKLTDLIGSLSDLTSGSGDKGTPIVYIQGYFDKYTK; encoded by the coding sequence ATGGAAAGAGTAGTAGGAACTGTTATTAGAGGTTTAAGAACACCTATTATTGAAGAAGGAGATAATATTGTAAATATAGCAGTTGACTCTGTAATTAAGGCTTCCAAAATAGAAAATTTTACAATTCAAGATAAAGATATAATTGCTATAACAGAATCCCTTGTTGCTCGTGCCCAAGGAAATTATGCTGATATTGATGATATTGCAAAAGATATTAAAGGAAAATTCAGTGGTGAAACTATTGGTGTAGTATTTCCTATTTTAAGTCGTAATCGTTTTGCCACTATATTGAGGGGCATCGCTAAGGACGTAAAAAAAATAGTATTAATGTTAAGCTATCCTTCAGATGAAGTAGGAAATCATTTGGTAGACATAGACACGCTTGATTCAAAAGGAATCAATCCTTGGACAGATACATTAAGCGAAGATGAATTTAGGGAGTGCTTTGGATATACTTTTCATCCCTTTACTAATGTAGACTATATTGAGTATTATAAATCAATAATAGCTGAATATGGAACTAATTGTGAAATAATATTCTCCAACAATCCAAAAACTATTTTAGACTATACTAAAAATGTAATTGTATGTGATATTCATACTAGATTTAGAACTAAAAGATTATTAAAGGAAAATGGAGGAGAAAATATTTATGGACTTGATGATATCCTTACTTCATCTATAAACGGCAGTGGATATAATGAAAAGTATGGTTTACTTGGCTCAAATAAGTCAACAGAAAATAAAATCAAACTATTTCCTAGGGATTGTCAACCGGTTGTAGACAATATTCAAGAATTGATTAAGGAAAAAACAGGTAAAACTGTTGAGGTTATGGTCTATGGGGATGGTGCCTTTAAAGACCCAGTGGGAAAAATCTGGGAACTGGCAGACCCTGTAGTCTCTCCTGCTTACACTCCTGGTTTAGAAGGAACTCCTTCAGAAGTAAAATTAAAATATTTAGCAGATGATAAATTTGCTGATTTACAAGGAGATGAATTAAAATCAGCTATATCTAAGTATATTGAAAACAAAGAATCTTCTCTTGCTGAAAATGCCACATCTCTGGGAACTACTCCAAGAAAGCTTACTGATTTAATAGGTTCCCTTTCAGATTT
- a CDS encoding LysR family transcriptional regulator, with protein sequence MSIRLELYKIFNKVAECGSFSQAAKELYMTQPAVSQSIAQLEDELKVRLFTRIPRGVRLTNEGKVLFEYTSSAISLLDTGEKKIKESRNLNEGELKIGVSDTISRYYLLPYLESFYRDYPKIKLKIINRTTDDLRNLIKSGEIDIGICNLPIEDNSLYIRKCKDIHDIFIGGEKYKDLVSKPITYGELLKYPLIFLDNRSRSRQYVEEYLFSKGIKINPEIELGSHDLLLEFAQIGLGLACVVKEFSEDYLSEGRLYEINLTESIPKRSIGICSLRGVSLSPASRKFVEYLIK encoded by the coding sequence ATGTCTATCAGGTTAGAACTTTATAAAATATTTAATAAAGTAGCTGAGTGCGGAAGCTTTTCACAGGCTGCTAAAGAATTATATATGACACAACCTGCAGTAAGTCAATCTATAGCACAACTAGAAGACGAACTGAAAGTAAGACTTTTTACTAGAATTCCAAGGGGAGTAAGACTTACAAATGAGGGAAAGGTTTTATTTGAATATACTAGTTCAGCAATTAGTTTATTGGACACAGGGGAAAAGAAAATAAAAGAATCACGGAATTTAAATGAAGGGGAGTTAAAAATTGGAGTTAGTGATACAATCTCTAGGTACTACTTATTACCATATCTGGAGAGTTTCTATAGAGACTATCCCAAAATTAAATTGAAAATAATTAATCGGACTACAGATGACCTTCGTAATTTGATAAAATCAGGTGAAATAGATATCGGAATATGCAATCTGCCAATAGAAGATAATTCACTATATATAAGAAAATGTAAAGACATTCATGATATATTTATAGGTGGAGAGAAATATAAAGACTTAGTTTCAAAACCTATTACATATGGTGAACTTTTAAAATATCCTTTAATATTTTTAGATAATAGATCTAGGTCGAGGCAATATGTAGAGGAATATCTTTTTTCCAAGGGTATAAAAATAAATCCAGAGATTGAGTTAGGGTCCCATGATTTGCTGTTGGAATTTGCACAAATAGGCTTAGGCTTGGCCTGTGTAGTTAAGGAATTTTCAGAGGATTATTTATCAGAGGGAAGACTATATGAAATTAATCTTACTGAAAGTATTCCCAAAAGAAGTATTGGAATTTGCTCATTAAGAGGTGTTTCTCTTTCTCCGGCATCTAGAAAGTTTGTAGAGTATTTAATTAAATGA
- a CDS encoding J domain-containing protein, whose translation MNILKKAWGKTLYGVGSITSAIFDVFIGIVELIVGIVISVGRGVVGLISMGGCLLIMMLGPALLLNPLTFFGILFLIIFPILGTKFVSYLKYVKYMVTEYLFDHADNFIKGKKAEFGTFNEYGRKYRKIEEEKIRREQQRRQAEQQREWEERFRQWAEYQNSQRGSSGYGGYSNYGGNYQNTGYGNTYVNPNVEFKNKYEKSCDLLGVPYDSDKYQIKLAYRKKAKEYHPDLNKSPDATTIFQQINNAYEFLSDDNIERYKNIRVN comes from the coding sequence ATGAATATATTAAAAAAAGCATGGGGTAAAACTTTATATGGAGTTGGCAGTATTACTTCTGCAATATTTGATGTTTTTATTGGTATTGTAGAACTTATAGTTGGAATTGTAATAAGTGTAGGAAGGGGAGTAGTAGGTCTTATATCCATGGGTGGTTGCTTATTAATTATGATGTTAGGACCCGCCTTGCTACTCAATCCCTTAACTTTTTTTGGAATTTTATTTCTTATTATATTTCCAATTCTAGGGACAAAGTTTGTATCCTACTTAAAATATGTAAAATATATGGTAACTGAATATTTATTCGACCATGCAGATAATTTTATAAAAGGTAAAAAGGCAGAATTTGGAACATTTAATGAATATGGTAGAAAATATAGAAAGATAGAAGAAGAAAAGATAAGAAGAGAACAGCAGCGAAGGCAAGCTGAACAGCAAAGAGAATGGGAGGAAAGGTTTAGACAATGGGCAGAATATCAAAACTCCCAAAGAGGAAGCAGTGGATATGGCGGATATAGTAATTATGGCGGCAACTATCAGAATACAGGATATGGAAATACTTATGTAAATCCAAATGTTGAGTTCAAAAATAAATATGAAAAGAGTTGCGATTTACTAGGTGTTCCTTATGATTCAGATAAATACCAAATAAAGCTTGCTTATAGAAAAAAGGCAAAGGAATACCATCCAGATTTAAATAAATCACCAGATGCTACTACAATATTTCAACAGATAAATAATGCTTATGAATTTTTAAGTGACGACAATATAGAAAGATATAAAAATATAAGGGTAAATTAG
- a CDS encoding nucleoside recognition domain-containing protein, with amino-acid sequence MDLLTPKEIKEKDLDLNDLSILDSFSLSKADHTKGLIKSIFFSLIAVFIFFIPITFNGKTDMVFGIMYGKMMELTGNLGLWIVTLVVLGTGLLSSYGKYIAKSGRIHDYFEGDSKVHPILYLLGGFYVLAYTLNATMGVQLPEIIVGSSTGGTIVPAIVVAVFWIIIVSSVTMPFLLNYGIVDFVGSLLEPLMRPVWKVPGRAAVNAIASFVSSSSVGVLITSKLYKQGVYTEKEAVLVVTGFSAVSVGFAYMVIETAGLADRFLLVYFSSLMLTLVVSAIMARIPPFSKKKDVYINGKIQTKEDIINAKPTNNLLTAGITRASKKALTAPSLGKEILVSLKEGFEVLPKVLSLLAAVGVSSLIIAETTPVFVILGKAFEPLLNLLRVPNVELIAPSFPVGIAEMFLPVLLIKNNIALIDAGARYLVVAVSIVQIIFFAETIVVMMSSKLPLKLWELVVAFVERTFLAIIFGSILMHLFF; translated from the coding sequence GTGGATCTTTTAACCCCTAAAGAAATTAAAGAAAAAGATTTGGATTTAAATGATTTATCCATACTTGATTCCTTTTCATTATCAAAAGCGGATCATACTAAAGGATTAATAAAATCTATATTTTTTTCATTAATAGCAGTTTTTATATTCTTTATACCAATTACATTCAATGGGAAGACCGATATGGTATTTGGTATAATGTATGGTAAGATGATGGAGTTAACTGGAAACTTAGGATTATGGATTGTTACCTTAGTAGTATTAGGCACTGGACTTTTAAGCTCCTATGGTAAGTATATAGCAAAAAGTGGAAGAATCCATGATTACTTCGAAGGTGATTCTAAAGTTCATCCTATCTTGTACCTACTTGGTGGATTTTATGTACTAGCATATACTTTAAATGCAACAATGGGGGTGCAGCTACCAGAAATAATCGTAGGCTCTTCAACAGGAGGAACCATAGTACCAGCTATAGTTGTTGCAGTTTTTTGGATTATTATTGTAAGTTCAGTAACTATGCCATTTTTATTAAATTATGGTATAGTAGACTTTGTTGGGTCATTATTAGAACCACTGATGAGACCGGTATGGAAGGTTCCTGGCAGGGCAGCTGTAAACGCCATAGCATCTTTTGTAAGTTCTTCGTCTGTAGGAGTATTAATAACTAGTAAGTTATATAAACAGGGCGTATACACTGAAAAGGAAGCAGTTCTTGTTGTTACTGGATTCAGTGCGGTTAGTGTTGGATTTGCATATATGGTAATTGAAACAGCTGGATTAGCAGACAGGTTTCTTCTTGTATATTTCTCATCTTTAATGTTGACATTGGTTGTTAGTGCAATCATGGCAAGAATTCCACCCTTTAGTAAGAAAAAGGATGTTTATATTAATGGAAAGATACAAACAAAAGAGGATATTATAAACGCAAAGCCTACAAATAATTTACTTACGGCAGGTATTACAAGAGCCTCAAAGAAAGCATTAACGGCTCCTAGTCTAGGTAAAGAAATACTTGTAAGTCTTAAAGAAGGGTTTGAAGTATTACCAAAAGTATTATCACTACTTGCGGCAGTTGGTGTTTCATCTTTAATAATTGCAGAAACTACTCCAGTATTTGTAATTTTAGGAAAAGCATTTGAGCCACTGCTTAATCTATTACGTGTTCCAAATGTAGAATTAATAGCACCTAGTTTCCCTGTAGGTATTGCAGAAATGTTTCTTCCTGTATTACTTATAAAAAATAATATTGCTTTAATCGATGCAGGTGCAAGATACCTTGTAGTAGCAGTATCCATTGTACAAATAATATTTTTCGCAGAAACAATAGTTGTAATGATGTCCTCAAAGCTTCCTCTAAAGCTTTGGGAATTAGTTGTAGCATTTGTTGAAAGAACATTTCTGGCTATTATATTTGGATCAATATTAATGCATTTATTCTTTTAA
- the speB gene encoding agmatinase codes for MNKKEIKQPATAFASPRFCNTGNFMRMERVNSAEGLDFAIYGVPFDTACSYRSGARFGPQAIRNISVMMKTNNPIHEVNILDYLKGADMGDVNIIPGYIHPTYDAIEKFATEIIEAGAIPIALGGDHSITLAELRAIAKKHGPVSLIHFDSHADINDEVFGEKYNHGTPFRRAIEERLIDPHKSVQIGMRGSLYDAGEFKLAASLGLRTIPSHEVRKMGIDAVIEEIKERVGDNKAFLTFDIDFFDPAYAPATGTPEVAGFTSLEGLTFIRGFEDINFVGFDIVEVAPPYDHAEVTSLLAANVVFEFLSVLALQKKIGKR; via the coding sequence ATGAACAAAAAAGAAATTAAACAACCAGCAACAGCATTTGCATCACCTAGATTCTGTAATACAGGAAATTTTATGAGAATGGAAAGAGTTAATAGTGCCGAAGGTTTAGATTTCGCTATTTATGGAGTTCCTTTTGATACAGCTTGTTCCTATCGTTCAGGAGCTAGATTTGGCCCTCAAGCTATTAGGAATATTTCAGTTATGATGAAGACTAATAACCCAATTCATGAGGTTAATATATTAGATTACTTAAAAGGTGCCGATATGGGTGATGTTAATATTATACCAGGATATATTCACCCTACTTACGATGCAATTGAAAAGTTTGCAACAGAAATTATAGAAGCAGGTGCTATACCAATTGCATTAGGAGGAGATCACTCAATTACCTTAGCTGAATTAAGAGCAATAGCTAAAAAACATGGCCCTGTAAGTCTTATCCACTTTGATTCACATGCTGATATTAATGATGAAGTTTTCGGTGAGAAATACAACCATGGAACACCTTTTAGAAGAGCAATTGAAGAGAGATTAATAGACCCTCATAAATCCGTTCAGATAGGCATGAGAGGATCATTATATGATGCAGGAGAGTTTAAATTAGCCGCAAGCCTTGGACTAAGAACTATTCCAAGTCATGAAGTAAGAAAAATGGGTATTGATGCAGTTATTGAAGAAATTAAAGAGAGAGTTGGCGATAATAAAGCATTTTTAACTTTTGATATTGATTTCTTTGACCCAGCTTATGCACCAGCAACTGGAACTCCTGAGGTAGCAGGTTTCACTTCCTTAGAAGGACTTACATTCATTCGTGGATTCGAAGATATTAATTTTGTTGGATTTGATATAGTTGAAGTAGCCCCACCATATGATCATGCAGAAGTTACATCTTTGCTTGCAGCTAATGTTGTTTTTGAATTCTTATCAGTTTTAGCTCTTCAGAAAAAGATTGGCAAAAGATAA